The genomic interval CCTTCCATTAACAGTAGGTGCTCTTGAAAGCACAACAAATAAAGGGTTTATTGAAAATATGAATGCTGGTAAAGGAACTTTTGGAGATTTAGATGGTATGTTTGACATTATTGACCTTGTTCATGCACATGGAACAGATCGTCCATTTGAGGTAGGTCAAGATCAAGGGGCCGCAGCATTTGCAAGTGGTGAGGCGGCAATGTGGGTTCAAGGACCATGGATGGCAGAATCTATGTTAGCTACAAATGAAAACATGAACTTTGGTGTGGCACCGATGCCGATCAACGATGATGAAAATGCGACGCTTATTAATCTAGGTGCATCAACATCACTAGCCGTTTCGAAAGAAAGTAAAGTGAAAGATGTTGCAAAAGATTTTGTGAATTATATTTTAGATGATGAAGATTCTAGTGCCTTTTATGAAAGTCTAGGGTTCAACCCAATTTCTGAAATTCATACGTTTGATACGTATCCTTGGTTAGAAGAATCAATGAATTATGTTGCTGAAGGGAAAGTATATCAAGATCCAGCCATTCCTTCTGCTGTTAAAGCTGCATCTGAAAAGCTGCTTCAAAGCTATTATGCAGATGATGCTTCTAAAAAAGAGGTTATTGAAGGTCTAGACCGCGCTTGGGAGGATTATAACAAGGTAAACAAATAATAGCAAAATAGTGAAAGACAATTGAGTAATTGTCTTTCACTCTATTTAAGAATGCTAGATTGAAAGGAATGAAAGCATGTGCCAGTTACAGAGCTGAAAAGTCCAGTGAAATTAGTTGCAGCTGAAAAGAAAGTGAAAAAAAAGAGCGGTCACTTAAGTTTAATCTTGTTTGTTTTACCTGCGTTCATCTTTTATATCCTCTTTCTTTTTATCCCGACAATTGGGGCAGGAGTTTATAGTTTTACAGATTGGAATGGCTTGAATAAAACATTTAACTTTGTTGGCTTCAGCAACTATATTGAAGCATTTAGAGATGATGCTGCTTTTAGACATTCTTTTATCTTTACACTTAAGTACACCATCTTCATTTTTGTCATTCAAAATGTCGCGGCATTAGGACTAGCGTTGCTAATTGAATCAAGAATCAAATCAAAAGGCTTTTTTAGAACCATTTTCTTTATGCCTAATATGATTAGCTTAATCATTAGCTCATTGATGTTTTCCTTTATCTTTACAAATGTATTTCCTGAGCTTTCTAAACAAGCGATTTTTTCCGTACTTGATCAATCATGGATTGGTGATCCAAAGGTATCGTTTTACTCCATTTTAATCGTGTCGCTTTGGCAAGGAATTGGCTATATGATGGTGATCTATATGGCAGCACTTCAAGGTGTACCTAAACAGTTAAAAGAGGCTGCAATGATTGATGGAGCAAATGCATTTCAACGAATCATACATGTTGTTCTGCCAATGATTATGCATGCTATAACAATTTGTTCCTTCTTAACATTAAATGGAGCATTTAAAGTATTCGATGTTGTGTACGCTTTAACACAAGGTGGTCCTGGTACTTCTACACAAGTCATGGCACTGAATATTTATGAGGAAGCTTTCTCGAATAATTTCCGTTTTGGTTATGCAAATGCAAAAGCAATGATTCTATTCCTTGTTGTATTAATTATTACTCTTATTCAAGTGAGAATCTTAAAGCGCAAGGAGGTTGAAGCATGAGAAAGAACCTTACTGCTTCTATATTCACTAATTTAATATTATCCCTAATGGCTGTTGTCACTATATTTCCAATCTATATGGCATTTATTAATTCCTTTAAAACACAAGGCGAGATCTTCAACTCCGTTTTAGCACTTCCTAAATCATTTTCATTAGAAAACTATATTGGTGTTTTTTCAGAATTAAACCTATTAGGGAGTGCCTTTAATACATTAATTGTAACTGTCATTGGTCTTGCAGGTATCGTTTTTTGCGGCTCCCTTGCCGGGTATAAGCTTGCAAGAACATCTGGTAAGCTTAGCGTTTTTATCTTTACGCTATTTATTGCATCAATGCTAGTACCGTTTCATTCCATTATGATCACCCTAAGCCAAATGGCAAAAGGTCTCGGCTTGCAGGGATCCCTTTACGGTCTCGGCTTAATCTATATAGGTCTTGGCGTAAACATGGCTGTTTTTCTCTATCATGGATTTGTGAAATCGATTCCGAAAGAGCTGGAGGAAGCGGCAAAAATCGATGGCTGCAATGACTTCCAAATTTTTATTAAAATCATCTTTCCTTTATTGAAACCGATTACAGCAACGATTTTAGTACTGAATGTATTATGGCTTTGGAATGATTTCTTATTGCCATTAATTATGTTAACGGATGTAAATAACTATACGCTCATGCTTTCTATTAATATGCTTTTTGGACAATATGTTGCAGACTGGCCAAAAATTTTAGCTGCCTTAGTGTTAACAGCACTTCCAGTTGTCGTTTTCTATGCGTTTTTCCAAAAGTATATCCTCGAAGGAATTGCTGATGGTGCGATTAAGTAGTGAATGAAAGGGTTGAAAAGCAGAATGAAGGAATTATTATATGGTGTCGCATATTATGACGAATATATGCCATATGAACGACTTGAAACAGATATTCAAATGATGCTAGAAGCGGGAATTAATGTTGTGAGAATAGCGGAATCAACATGGAGTACACATGAACCACAAAATGGTGTTTTTGATTTTACATCTGTCAATCGCGTACTTGATGCCATGTATAAATCAGGAATTCATGTCATCGTTGGAACGCCGACATATGCAGTACCAACATGGATGGTAAAAGAGCATCCAGACGTATTAGCAGTAACTAAAAATGGTCCGGGTAAATATGGTGCAAGACAAATTATGGATATTACAAATCCTGCCTACTTGTTTTATGCAGAGCGGATCATCCGCAAATTAATGGATAATGTAAAGGACCATCCAGCGATTATTGGTTATCAGATCGACAATGAAACAAAGCATTATGACACGAGCGGGCCTAGTGTTCAACAGAAATTTATTAAATACTTAAAGGATAAATTTAAAACACCAGATGCTTTAAATAAAGAATTTGGTCTCGCTTATTGGAGCAATGATGTTCATGCTTGGGAAGATATGCCATCTGTAATTGGTACAATTAATGGAAGTCTAGGAGCGGAATTTTCCAAATTTCAACGTAAACTTGTTGATGATTTCTTGGCTTGGCAAGTTCATATTGTGAAAGAGTATCGACAGGAAGGGCAGTTTATCACGCAAAATTTTGATTTTGAGTGGAGAGGATATTCGTTTGGTGTACAGCCAAACGTGAACCATTTTACTGCTTCAGAACCGTTTGATATAACAGGTGTGGATATATATCATCCAACACAGGAGGATTTAACAGGAATCGAAATTTCCTTTGGCGGTGATGTGGCACGTTCTACAAAGCAGCAAAATTATTTTGTCCTTGAAACAGAAGCTCAAGCGTTTTCAAATTGGACCCCTTTTCCAGGCCAGTTACGATTACAAGCATTTAGTCATGTTGCTTCAGGTGCAAATATGGTGGCATATTGGCATTGGCATTCGATCCATAATTCCTTTGAGACGTATTGGAAAGGACTGTTAAGTCACGATCTTCAGCCAAATCCTGTCTATCATGAGGCAAAAACAATTGGAGCTGATTTTAAGCGGTTATCTTCTAAAATCATGAATCTTAAAAAGAAAAATAAAACGGCTATTCTTGTAAGCAATGAATCTCTTACAGGACTAAGCTGGTTTAAATTTAATCAAAAAACAGAGTTGAATTACAACGACATTGTCCGGCTCATTTATGATGAATTATACAAATTAAATGTTGAAGTTGATATGATTCATCCAGATACTAAAGAACTAGATCAGTATTCTTTGATTATAGTCCCTTGCTTATATGTAGCTCCAGATTCACTTCTTGAGAGATTAAACCAATTTGTTGAAGATGGAGGGCATGCGATTTTCACCTTTAAATCCGGTTTTACAAACGAGCATATTAAAGTGCGAACAACCCCGCAGCCAGGGATCATTGAAAAAGCATGTGGTGTTCAATACCAAATGTTTGTTGAACCAAAAAATGTCAAGCTGGCAGGAAATCCTTATGAAGTAGAAGAAGCAGATAATAAAGTTCACACTTGGATGGAGCTACTTACTCCAACAACTGCTAATATTCTTGCCAAATATGATCACCCTGGATGGGGAGAGTACGCAGCTATTACCGGCAATGAGTATGGAAAAGGCTATGCAACTTATATTGGATGTATTGTCTCAATTGAAATCATGTCTTCTATTCTCGCTCAAGCACTAAAACGAGCGAATATTTGGGGAACTGAACAAGAAATGAGCTTTCCAATCATTATTAAGAGCGGTGTTAATGATCAAGGAAATACAATTAAGTTCTTCTTTAACTACTCCTTCGAAGAACAGAAGATTGAATACCCATTTAAAGAAAGCACTGAATTATTATCAGATAAATCAGTTCATATAGGAGATTCTCTAACAATTAAGCCGTGGTCATTTACAGTATTGGAAGTAAACTAGGGAGGATATCATGGGAGTTTATTGGATATCGACAACGAAAAAACAATATTGGCAGGAAAAAAACTCTGCTACAAACGAATATAATAAACCCAATTTAATCATTACTGATGAATTAAAACGAGAGATTGATGGGTTTGGAGGCTGCTTTAATGAGCTTGGCTATGAAGCCCTTAGTCTCTTATCAGAAGAAGAACGCTGCCGTGTTTTAGATCGATTATTTTTACCAGACGGTGACTGTCAATTTAACATATGCCGTTTACCAATCGGAGCAAGTGACTATGCACTTGAATGGTACAGCCATAATGAAACACCTGAAGATTATGAGATGAAGCATTTTTCGATTGAGCGAGATAAAAAATATTTAATCCCATTTATAAAAGAAGCATTGAAGCGTAATCCAGAAATGAAGCTTTTTGCTTCACCATGGAGCCCTCCCACATGGATGAAATTCCCGAAAGCTTATAATTATGGAACACTTCGCTGGGAACCGAAAGTACTAGAAGCATATGCCCTTTATTTTGTTAAATTTGTGCAGGCTTATAAACAAGAAGGAATAACGATTCACCAGATTCATGTTCAAAATGAAGTGGTCGCAGATCAAAAGTTTCCTTCATGTAAATGGACGGGTGATCAACTGCGAGAGTTTATTAGTACCTATTTAGGTCCTGCTTTTGAAAAACATAACATTGATGCTGAAATTTGGCTTGGGACTATTAATGCCCCAGAGCCTTGGGAAGAACTGATGAAAGGGACAACATCAGATTATGATGAATATGCACAAAAAATTCTCAGTGATCCAAGCGCTTATCAATATGTAAAAGGTGTGGGCTACCAATGGGCTGGAAAATATGCGATCCAGCGAACGGTGCAAAGCTATCCGGAATTAAAATATATGCAAACAGAAAACGAATGTGGAAACGGCGAAAATACGTGGGCATATGCTCAATATGTTCATAATTTGTATCGTCATTATTTTGTGAATGGTGCCAATGCCTATATTTACTGGAATATGGTATTGAAGCCAAAAGGAAGAAGCACATGGGGCTGGGAGCAAAACTCGATGATTACAGTGGATCCAGAAACAAAACATACGATTTACAATCCCGAATATTATGTAATGAAGCACTTTTCACATTTTGTGAAGCCTGGTGCAGTTCGCATTGAAACAACTGGTTCCTGGACAGGAAATTCAACAGCCTTTCTAAATCCCGATGGTACAAAGGTTGTTGTGATTGCTAATCCATTAAAGGAAATACGTGAATTAACGATGCAAAATGGGGAAACCTATTCCTTTGCATTAGAAGCTGAATCTTTTAATACAATCGTAATTTGAGAGATTATATTTAAAATAAATAGTAGAAATGAGGGAGAACAATGAAAACAATTCCAGTAGCAGTCCAAATGTATTCATTACGAGAAGAAAGCCAAAAAGATTTTGCAGGTACATTGAAAAAAGTTGCAGAGCTAGGGTTCGATGGAGTAGAATTTGCTGGGTTTGGCGGATTGACTGCCGAGGAAGTAAAGGTGTTATTGGATGAATATGGACTACAGGCTGCAGCATGTCATGTGCCACTTGAAGAATTGGAAAACAATTTGACTAAAGTGATTGAAGAGCAAAAAATCATAGGAAGTAAATATGTTGTTTGTCCTTACTTAATGCCTAATCGTCGAAGTGAAGAAGATTATCTATCATTAATTACGTTATTAGATGAAATCGGGGAAACATGCCGTCAAGAAGGCATTACCCTTTGTTATCATAATCACGACTTTGAACTCGAGCGTTTAAAGGATGGCAGAGTGGCACTTGAAGCCATTTTTAATGATACAAATCCTGAGAATGTAAAAACAGAATTGGATATTTACTGGCTGACAAAGGCAGGAGAAAAACCAGTAGAATGGATCAGCCGATATAACGATAGATCACCTCTCGTACATTTAAAAGATATGACAAATGATGAAGAACAATTTTTTGCAGAGCTTGGAACTGGCGGAGTTGATCTTGAAGCGGTATTGAATATTGGAGAAGAAACAGGTGTAAATTGGTGGGTGGTA from Metabacillus sediminilitoris carries:
- a CDS encoding ABC transporter substrate-binding protein — protein: MKKALTILISSILFIGLLAGCNAGGTSSSGDASGENGKKVELKVFIGQPRFKEQYESYIDQFVKKQKEENGLDVTVKLELPSVNEADQLLKTRLASGDSPDVFAIHAINDLPVYDKAGYLEDLTGEPFAEKLYDTVAPMVTREDRVLAVPLETLQWGFLYNKDIFEENGIEVPKTLTEMKAVVKTLEDKGITPFIRAYKDSYIPQLFLPLTVGALESTTNKGFIENMNAGKGTFGDLDGMFDIIDLVHAHGTDRPFEVGQDQGAAAFASGEAAMWVQGPWMAESMLATNENMNFGVAPMPINDDENATLINLGASTSLAVSKESKVKDVAKDFVNYILDDEDSSAFYESLGFNPISEIHTFDTYPWLEESMNYVAEGKVYQDPAIPSAVKAASEKLLQSYYADDASKKEVIEGLDRAWEDYNKVNK
- a CDS encoding carbohydrate ABC transporter permease, which encodes MRKNLTASIFTNLILSLMAVVTIFPIYMAFINSFKTQGEIFNSVLALPKSFSLENYIGVFSELNLLGSAFNTLIVTVIGLAGIVFCGSLAGYKLARTSGKLSVFIFTLFIASMLVPFHSIMITLSQMAKGLGLQGSLYGLGLIYIGLGVNMAVFLYHGFVKSIPKELEEAAKIDGCNDFQIFIKIIFPLLKPITATILVLNVLWLWNDFLLPLIMLTDVNNYTLMLSINMLFGQYVADWPKILAALVLTALPVVVFYAFFQKYILEGIADGAIK
- a CDS encoding sugar phosphate isomerase/epimerase family protein yields the protein MKTIPVAVQMYSLREESQKDFAGTLKKVAELGFDGVEFAGFGGLTAEEVKVLLDEYGLQAAACHVPLEELENNLTKVIEEQKIIGSKYVVCPYLMPNRRSEEDYLSLITLLDEIGETCRQEGITLCYHNHDFELERLKDGRVALEAIFNDTNPENVKTELDIYWLTKAGEKPVEWISRYNDRSPLVHLKDMTNDEEQFFAELGTGGVDLEAVLNIGEETGVNWWVVEQDMSRRTPFESIEMSINYLKTKLPYLV
- a CDS encoding glycoside hydrolase family 30 protein — encoded protein: MGVYWISTTKKQYWQEKNSATNEYNKPNLIITDELKREIDGFGGCFNELGYEALSLLSEEERCRVLDRLFLPDGDCQFNICRLPIGASDYALEWYSHNETPEDYEMKHFSIERDKKYLIPFIKEALKRNPEMKLFASPWSPPTWMKFPKAYNYGTLRWEPKVLEAYALYFVKFVQAYKQEGITIHQIHVQNEVVADQKFPSCKWTGDQLREFISTYLGPAFEKHNIDAEIWLGTINAPEPWEELMKGTTSDYDEYAQKILSDPSAYQYVKGVGYQWAGKYAIQRTVQSYPELKYMQTENECGNGENTWAYAQYVHNLYRHYFVNGANAYIYWNMVLKPKGRSTWGWEQNSMITVDPETKHTIYNPEYYVMKHFSHFVKPGAVRIETTGSWTGNSTAFLNPDGTKVVVIANPLKEIRELTMQNGETYSFALEAESFNTIVI
- a CDS encoding beta-galactosidase, which codes for MKELLYGVAYYDEYMPYERLETDIQMMLEAGINVVRIAESTWSTHEPQNGVFDFTSVNRVLDAMYKSGIHVIVGTPTYAVPTWMVKEHPDVLAVTKNGPGKYGARQIMDITNPAYLFYAERIIRKLMDNVKDHPAIIGYQIDNETKHYDTSGPSVQQKFIKYLKDKFKTPDALNKEFGLAYWSNDVHAWEDMPSVIGTINGSLGAEFSKFQRKLVDDFLAWQVHIVKEYRQEGQFITQNFDFEWRGYSFGVQPNVNHFTASEPFDITGVDIYHPTQEDLTGIEISFGGDVARSTKQQNYFVLETEAQAFSNWTPFPGQLRLQAFSHVASGANMVAYWHWHSIHNSFETYWKGLLSHDLQPNPVYHEAKTIGADFKRLSSKIMNLKKKNKTAILVSNESLTGLSWFKFNQKTELNYNDIVRLIYDELYKLNVEVDMIHPDTKELDQYSLIIVPCLYVAPDSLLERLNQFVEDGGHAIFTFKSGFTNEHIKVRTTPQPGIIEKACGVQYQMFVEPKNVKLAGNPYEVEEADNKVHTWMELLTPTTANILAKYDHPGWGEYAAITGNEYGKGYATYIGCIVSIEIMSSILAQALKRANIWGTEQEMSFPIIIKSGVNDQGNTIKFFFNYSFEEQKIEYPFKESTELLSDKSVHIGDSLTIKPWSFTVLEVN
- a CDS encoding carbohydrate ABC transporter permease, whose product is MPVTELKSPVKLVAAEKKVKKKSGHLSLILFVLPAFIFYILFLFIPTIGAGVYSFTDWNGLNKTFNFVGFSNYIEAFRDDAAFRHSFIFTLKYTIFIFVIQNVAALGLALLIESRIKSKGFFRTIFFMPNMISLIISSLMFSFIFTNVFPELSKQAIFSVLDQSWIGDPKVSFYSILIVSLWQGIGYMMVIYMAALQGVPKQLKEAAMIDGANAFQRIIHVVLPMIMHAITICSFLTLNGAFKVFDVVYALTQGGPGTSTQVMALNIYEEAFSNNFRFGYANAKAMILFLVVLIITLIQVRILKRKEVEA